A stretch of bacterium DNA encodes these proteins:
- a CDS encoding carboxymuconolactone decarboxylase family protein has protein sequence MAPRKKAKIPPRALKRGSMLWSKEFTERIAEDMTKWADDEFMETFMNFCYGGLYDRNVLPQKTRELCAVAACVMANAHPQLRTHVQAAWNCGATKREIMEVIIQMSTYCGMPYMLQCARVAWNDVFPNLKRGQKAAATPQGLKLKDGAPAKKKAVRKKSTTRRKK, from the coding sequence ATGGCACCCCGGAAAAAAGCGAAAATTCCCCCCCGCGCCCTAAAGCGCGGCTCCATGCTCTGGAGCAAGGAGTTCACAGAGCGCATCGCGGAGGACATGACAAAGTGGGCAGACGATGAATTCATGGAAACCTTCATGAATTTCTGCTACGGCGGCCTTTACGACCGCAACGTTCTGCCCCAGAAGACCCGCGAGTTGTGTGCCGTTGCCGCTTGCGTGATGGCGAACGCCCACCCGCAGCTTCGGACGCATGTTCAGGCCGCATGGAACTGCGGCGCCACCAAACGGGAGATCATGGAAGTCATCATTCAGATGTCCACCTACTGCGGGATGCCCTACATGCTGCAATGCGCCCGCGTCGCGTGGAACGATGTTTTCCCGAACCTGAAACGCGGACAAAAGGCCGCCGCAACGCCCCAGGGACTGAAACTCAAAGACGGCGCGCCGGCCAAGAAAAAAGCAGTGAGAAAGAAATCCACCACCCGGAGAAAAAAATAA